From a single Seriola aureovittata isolate HTS-2021-v1 ecotype China chromosome 18, ASM2101889v1, whole genome shotgun sequence genomic region:
- the denr gene encoding density-regulated protein yields MATTEMESGSLESRSEHGTVDSDSKYPLKVLYCGVCSLPTEYCEYMPEPAKCRQWLEKNFPDVFARMTVGPAANAPKQEPSTGDAPPAGEEEEKKKQKRGGRGQIKQKKKTVPQKVTIAKIPRAKKKYVTRVCGLATFDIELKEAQRFFAQKFSCGASVTAEDEIIIQGDFTDDIIDVIQEKWPEVDDDSIDDLGEVKK; encoded by the exons ATGGCTACTACTGAGATGGAATCAGGTTCTTTGGAAAGCAGATCAGAGCATGGGACAGTTGACAGTGATTCAAAGTACCCACTGAAAGTTCTTTATTGTGGAG tgtgctCTCTGCCTACAGAG TACTGTGAGTACATGCCTGAGCCAGCCAAATGTAGGCAGTGGCTTGAGAAGAACTTCCCAGATGTGTTTGCCAGGATGACTGTA GGCCCGGCAGCGAATGCACCCAAGCAGGAACCCAGTACTGGAGACGCTCCCCCTGcaggcgaggaggaggagaagaagaaacagaagagag GTGGAAGAGGCCagatcaaacagaaaaagaagactGTGCCTCAGAAAGTTACGATAGCAAAAATCCCAAGAGCCAAGAAGAAATACGTGACTCGTGTGTGTGGCCTGGCAACATTTG ACATTGAACTTAAAGAGGCTCAGCGGTTCTTTGCCCAGAAATTCTCTTGTGGTGCCTCAGTTACAGCAGAGGATGAAATAATCATTCAGGGAGATTTTACAGACGACATAATCGACGTCATTCAAGAGAAGTGGCCTGAG GTGGATGATGACAGCATTGATGATCTGGGTGAAGTCAAGAAGTGA
- the LOC130186812 gene encoding hydroxycarboxylic acid receptor 3-like: MNLTLAEKCCAFESPILDHLLPPILILEFMFGLMGNVVALWMFIFHMDEWKPNSVYLTHLAVADSIVLFCLPFRADYYRRGKHWLYGDAPCRILLFLLAANRAAGIFFLTAVAVDRYFKIVHPMNRINRMGLGYALWVSLGLWGLIFLATGYLLADEHFFYNNNRTQCESFNICMGFNPLSTWHNTFYVVQFSLPTAIVAFCTIRITWQLKSRTIDKKGKIKRAVQFVLAVALIFIICFFPSTVSRIAVWILKVWYDECKHFEEANLAFYTSVCFTYFNSVLNPVVYYFSSPAFSGTFKNLLNKLLRRSNDKDQAESTDNISSIDGRKL; the protein is encoded by the coding sequence ATGAATCTTACACTCGCAGAGAAGTGCTGCGCCTTCGAGTCTCCCATCCTGGATCACCTTTTGCCTCCGATACTGATCCTGGAGTTCATGTTTGGGCTGATGGGGAACGTTGTCGCCCTGTGGATGTTCATCTTTCACATGGACGAGTGGAAGCCCAACTCGGTGTACCTGACTCACCTGGCTGTTGCCGACTCCATCGTGCTGTTCTGCCTACCTTTCAGAGCAGACTACTACAGGCGTGGGAAACACTGGCTGTACGGCGATGCCCCATGTCGTATCCTGCTCTTTCTGCTGGCAGCCAACCGTGCGGCGGGGATCTTCTTCCTCACCGCCGTGGCCGTCGATCGATACTTCAAGATCGTCCACCCCATGAACCGGATCAACCGAATGGGCCTGGGCTACGCTCTCTGGGTCTCCCTTGGCCTCTGGGGTCTGATTTTTCTTGCTACCGGGTACCTTCTTGCTGATGAGCACTTCTTCTACAATAACAACCGTACACAGTGTGAGAGTTTCAACATCTGCATGGGCTTCAACCCCCTCTCCACCTGGCACAACACTTTCTACGTGGTCCAGTTTTCCCTGCCCACTGCCATCGTCGCCTTCTGCACCATCAGAATCACTTGGCAGCTGAAGAGCAGGACTATTGACAAAAAGGGGAAAATCAAACGGGCCGTTCAGTTCGTGTTGGCTGTTGCTTTGATCTTTATTATCTGTTTCTTCCCCAGCACTGTATCACGTATCGCTGTATGGATCCTCAAGGTATGGTATGATGAGTGCAAACACTTTGAAGAGGCCAACCTGGCGTTCTACACGTCGGTGTGTTTCACGTACTTTAACAGCGTCCTCAACCCGGTGGTGTATTATTTCTCCAGCCCTGCCTTTAGTGGCACCTTCAAGAATCTCCTGAATAAACTGCTGAGAAGGAGCAATGACAAAGATCAGGCAGAGTCAACTGATAATATTTCCAGCATTGATGGTAGAAAGCTATAA
- the clip1b gene encoding CAP-Gly domain-containing linker protein 1 isoform X2, translating into MDKQGAMSTPGKVSGLKPPSKILRPSVVPGKTSPSSGAPKPVPPEKPPGSVTSPTTDGGADYQIGERVWVNGNKPGYVQFIGGTQFAPGQWAGIVLDEPIGKNDGSVAGVRYFQCEDGKGIFTRPSKLSRTALPEKEANGGQPSPAQGASAASEAAPVTATSTAQGTGIKTSGALNRMLTSSESVSNLSETDSMKKNRRELRLGDRVLVGGTKAGVVRFLGETDFAKGDWCGVELDEPLGKNDGAVAGTRYFQCMPRFGLFAPVHKVTRIGFPCTTPTKAKSSRRRSGLKRSPSASSISSLSSATSSISGKPSRAGLLTETSARYARKISGTTALQEALKEKQQHIEQLLAERDLERCEVAKATSHAGEVQQELAVLRKGRDQYALEMEAKLDQLRSLVEAADRDKVELLNQLEEEKRKVEDLQFRVEEVCITKGDLEVATVSERSRIMELEREVADLQLRLRASQQKEDAASLSQQQISSLKAQAQSQEKKISELSVDLESKQKELQSVQQEKSCVEQQLTSLRQKLETAEEENRRTAKTMQELEQSAEQSKKDYQTLTEQSQCREKELQVQLTQATETSERTGLLLEQLTNENKTLETQNSRYQEELSLSKERSSSENQRIGVLCKEIEELKLASQKSQHHDEHNEDHNSQTPDMKTRENISNQETEGEVKFQKSTGALISDKDRELETLRNEIAVLRGENAMAKTLQSAVETLERDKAQLQGRVHSLEQRLMGTQASEGEDRESPPSGDAALEQLREEKEFAEGQINFLNSVIVDLQRKNEELKIKLKKLALAEFNGNDGTDGFGEAVSKREKKPPPRLFCDICDCFDLHDTEDCPTQAQSPDSVPHTTYHGNPAEERPYCDICEAFGHATESCNDDQTF; encoded by the exons ATGGACAAACAAGGCGCCATGAGTACACCAGGCAAAGTCAGCGGGCTCAAACCCCCCAGTAAAATACTCCGTCCATCTGTGGTGCCGGGAAAGACGTCCCCGTCCTCTG GTGCTCCAAAGCCAGTTCCTCCTGAGAAGCCCCCCGGCAGCGTGACGTCCCCCACCACGGATGGAGGTGCTGACTATCAGATCGGGGAGAGGGTCTGGGTCAATGGCAACAAGCCCGGCTACGTGCAGTTTATCGGGGGCACGCAGTTCGCTCCCGGCCAGTGGGCGGGCATTGTGCTGGACGAGCCGATCGGGAAGAACGACGGGTCGGTTGCAGGGGTCCGGTACTTCCAGTGTGAGGATGGGAAGGGGATATTCACGCGGCCTTCAAAGCTATCCAGGACCGCACTGCCGGAGAAGGAGGCGAACGGGGGCCAGCCGAGCCCAGCACAAGGAGCCTCCGCAGCCAGCGAGGCTGCACCTGTCACCGCTACCTCAACTG CTCAGGGCACCGGCATAAAGACCAGTGGTGCACTTAACCGCATGCTCACGTCCAGCGAGTCGGTGTCAAACCTCTCAGAGACGGATTCCATGAAGAAGAACAGGAGGGAGCTGAGGCTGGGAGACCGAGTGCTG GTGGGTGGCACCAAGGCAGGAGTCGTGCGGTTTCTGGGAGAGACAGACTTTGCTAAGGGAGACTGGTGTGGAGTGGAACTGGATGAACCACTCGGGAAGAATGATGGAGCTGTAGCAGGGACCAG ATACTTCCAGTGCATGCCCAGGTTCGGTCTGTTCGCTCCGGTCCACAAGGTGACTCGTATCGGCTTCCCCTGCACAACACCTACCAAGGCCAAGAGCTCACGGAGGAGGTCCGGCCTCAAGAGGAGCCCCAGCGCTTCCTCCATCAGCTCGCTCAGCTccgccacctcctccatcaGCGGCAAACCCAGCCGAGCAGGACTG CTGACGGAGACGTCTGCTCGGTACGCTCGTAAGATTTCTGGTACCACAGCGCTGCAGGAGGCTctgaaggagaagcagcagcacatcGAGCAGCTGCTCGCTGAGAGAGACCTGGAGAGATGCGAGGTCGCAAAGGCAACCAGCCACGCAGGAGAGGTGCAGCAGGAGCTGGCTGTGCTGAGGAAAGGCCGGGACCAG tatgCCCTGGAGATGGAGGCGAAGCTCGATCAGCTGCGTTCACTGGTGGAAGCGGCAGATCGAGACAAAGTGGAGCTGCTCaaccagctggaggaggagaaaag AAAAGTGGAGGATCTGCAGTTTCGTGTGGAAGAAGTGTGCATCACCAAAGGAGACCTCGAG GTGGCCACCGTGTCCGAGCGCTCCCGGATCATGGAGCTGGAGCGGGAGGTGGCGGATCTCCAGCTCAGGCTCCGGGCGTCCCAGCAGAAGGAGGATGCTGcgtctctgtctcagcaacagATCAGCAGCCTCAAGGCCCAGGCGCAGTCTCAAGAGAAAAAG ATAAGCGAGCTGAGCGTCGACCTGGAGAGCAAACAGAAAGAGCTTCAGTCTGTGCAGCAAGAGAAGAGTtgtgtggagcagcagctgaccAGTCTG AGACAAAAGCTTGAGACGGCCgaggaggagaacaggaggACAGCAAAGACCATGCAAG AACTGGAGCAGAGTGCGGAGCAGTCAAAGAAGGACTACCAGACGCTGACAGAGCAGAGCcagtgcagagagaaagagctgcaGGTCCAGCTGACACAG GCCACTGAGACGTCGGAGAGGACGGGTCTGTTGCTGGAGCAGCTGACCAATGAGAATAAGACACTGGAGACACAG AACTCCAGATACCAGGAGGAGCTCAGTCTGTCGAAGGAGCGCAGCAGCTCAGAAAACCAGCGTATCGGCGTCCTCTGCAAGGAAAT CGAGGAGCTGAAGCTGGCCTCCCAGAAGTCTCAGCACCATGACGAG CACAACGAGGATCACAACAGTCAGACACCAGACATGAAGACCAG agaaaacatctCCAATCAGGAAACGGAGGGAGAAGTAAAATTCCAGAAATCCACTGGAGCCTTAATCTCAGACAAAGATCGGGAACTGGAAACTCTGAGGAATGAG ATCGCGGTCCTGCGAGGAGAAAACGCCATGGCCAAGACCCTGCAGTCGGCCGTGGAGACgctggagagagacaaagcTCAGCTGCAGGGCCGTGTTCACAGTCTAGAGCAAAGGCTCATGGGAACGCAGGCCtcagagggagaggacaggGAATCTCCACCGTCAG GTGACGCAGCTCTGGagcagctgagggaggagaaggagttcGCTGAGGGACAG ATCAACTTCCTGAACAGCGTGATTGTGGACCTGCAGCGGAAGAACGAGGAGCTGAAGATCAAACTGAAGAAGCTCGCTCTGGCTGAGTTCAACGGCAACGACGGGACCGATGG TTTTGGTGAAGCCGTGTCGAAGCGGGAAAAGAAGCCGCCCCCCCGTCTGTTCTGCGACATCTGCGACTGCTTCGACCTCCACGACACCGAGGACTGTCCCACTCAGGCCCAGAGCCCCGACTCCGTACCTCACACCACCTATCACGGCAACCCGGCCGAAGAGAGGCCCTACTGCGACATCTGCGAGGCCTTCGGACACGCCACGGAGTCCTGCAACGACGACCAGACCTTCTAG
- the clip1b gene encoding CAP-Gly domain-containing linker protein 1 isoform X1, whose product MDKQGAMSTPGKVSGLKPPSKILRPSVVPGKTSPSSGAPKPVPPEKPPGSVTSPTTDGGADYQIGERVWVNGNKPGYVQFIGGTQFAPGQWAGIVLDEPIGKNDGSVAGVRYFQCEDGKGIFTRPSKLSRTALPEKEANGGQPSPAQGASAASEAAPVTATSTAQGTGIKTSGALNRMLTSSESVSNLSETDSMKKNRRELRLGDRVLVGGTKAGVVRFLGETDFAKGDWCGVELDEPLGKNDGAVAGTRYFQCMPRFGLFAPVHKVTRIGFPCTTPTKAKSSRRRSGLKRSPSASSISSLSSATSSISGKPSRAGLLTETSARYARKISGTTALQEALKEKQQHIEQLLAERDLERCEVAKATSHAGEVQQELAVLRKGRDQYALEMEAKLDQLRSLVEAADRDKVELLNQLEEEKRKVEDLQFRVEEVCITKGDLETQTRLEHAHIKELEQSLLFEKTKAEKLQRDLEDTRVATVSERSRIMELEREVADLQLRLRASQQKEDAASLSQQQISSLKAQAQSQEKKISELSVDLESKQKELQSVQQEKSCVEQQLTSLRQKLETAEEENRRTAKTMQELEQSAEQSKKDYQTLTEQSQCREKELQVQLTQATETSERTGLLLEQLTNENKTLETQNSRYQEELSLSKERSSSENQRIGVLCKEIEELKLASQKSQHHDEHNEDHNSQTPDMKTRENISNQETEGEVKFQKSTGALISDKDRELETLRNEIAVLRGENAMAKTLQSAVETLERDKAQLQGRVHSLEQRLMGTQASEGEDRESPPSGDAALEQLREEKEFAEGQINFLNSVIVDLQRKNEELKIKLKKLALAEFNGNDGTDGFGEAVSKREKKPPPRLFCDICDCFDLHDTEDCPTQAQSPDSVPHTTYHGNPAEERPYCDICEAFGHATESCNDDQTF is encoded by the exons ATGGACAAACAAGGCGCCATGAGTACACCAGGCAAAGTCAGCGGGCTCAAACCCCCCAGTAAAATACTCCGTCCATCTGTGGTGCCGGGAAAGACGTCCCCGTCCTCTG GTGCTCCAAAGCCAGTTCCTCCTGAGAAGCCCCCCGGCAGCGTGACGTCCCCCACCACGGATGGAGGTGCTGACTATCAGATCGGGGAGAGGGTCTGGGTCAATGGCAACAAGCCCGGCTACGTGCAGTTTATCGGGGGCACGCAGTTCGCTCCCGGCCAGTGGGCGGGCATTGTGCTGGACGAGCCGATCGGGAAGAACGACGGGTCGGTTGCAGGGGTCCGGTACTTCCAGTGTGAGGATGGGAAGGGGATATTCACGCGGCCTTCAAAGCTATCCAGGACCGCACTGCCGGAGAAGGAGGCGAACGGGGGCCAGCCGAGCCCAGCACAAGGAGCCTCCGCAGCCAGCGAGGCTGCACCTGTCACCGCTACCTCAACTG CTCAGGGCACCGGCATAAAGACCAGTGGTGCACTTAACCGCATGCTCACGTCCAGCGAGTCGGTGTCAAACCTCTCAGAGACGGATTCCATGAAGAAGAACAGGAGGGAGCTGAGGCTGGGAGACCGAGTGCTG GTGGGTGGCACCAAGGCAGGAGTCGTGCGGTTTCTGGGAGAGACAGACTTTGCTAAGGGAGACTGGTGTGGAGTGGAACTGGATGAACCACTCGGGAAGAATGATGGAGCTGTAGCAGGGACCAG ATACTTCCAGTGCATGCCCAGGTTCGGTCTGTTCGCTCCGGTCCACAAGGTGACTCGTATCGGCTTCCCCTGCACAACACCTACCAAGGCCAAGAGCTCACGGAGGAGGTCCGGCCTCAAGAGGAGCCCCAGCGCTTCCTCCATCAGCTCGCTCAGCTccgccacctcctccatcaGCGGCAAACCCAGCCGAGCAGGACTG CTGACGGAGACGTCTGCTCGGTACGCTCGTAAGATTTCTGGTACCACAGCGCTGCAGGAGGCTctgaaggagaagcagcagcacatcGAGCAGCTGCTCGCTGAGAGAGACCTGGAGAGATGCGAGGTCGCAAAGGCAACCAGCCACGCAGGAGAGGTGCAGCAGGAGCTGGCTGTGCTGAGGAAAGGCCGGGACCAG tatgCCCTGGAGATGGAGGCGAAGCTCGATCAGCTGCGTTCACTGGTGGAAGCGGCAGATCGAGACAAAGTGGAGCTGCTCaaccagctggaggaggagaaaag AAAAGTGGAGGATCTGCAGTTTCGTGTGGAAGAAGTGTGCATCACCAAAGGAGACCTCGAG ACGCAGACCAGGCTGGAGCATGCCCACATAAAGGAGCTTGAGCAGAGCCTGCTCTTTGAAAAGACCAAAGCTGAAAAACTCCAGAGGGATTTAGAGGACACTAGG GTGGCCACCGTGTCCGAGCGCTCCCGGATCATGGAGCTGGAGCGGGAGGTGGCGGATCTCCAGCTCAGGCTCCGGGCGTCCCAGCAGAAGGAGGATGCTGcgtctctgtctcagcaacagATCAGCAGCCTCAAGGCCCAGGCGCAGTCTCAAGAGAAAAAG ATAAGCGAGCTGAGCGTCGACCTGGAGAGCAAACAGAAAGAGCTTCAGTCTGTGCAGCAAGAGAAGAGTtgtgtggagcagcagctgaccAGTCTG AGACAAAAGCTTGAGACGGCCgaggaggagaacaggaggACAGCAAAGACCATGCAAG AACTGGAGCAGAGTGCGGAGCAGTCAAAGAAGGACTACCAGACGCTGACAGAGCAGAGCcagtgcagagagaaagagctgcaGGTCCAGCTGACACAG GCCACTGAGACGTCGGAGAGGACGGGTCTGTTGCTGGAGCAGCTGACCAATGAGAATAAGACACTGGAGACACAG AACTCCAGATACCAGGAGGAGCTCAGTCTGTCGAAGGAGCGCAGCAGCTCAGAAAACCAGCGTATCGGCGTCCTCTGCAAGGAAAT CGAGGAGCTGAAGCTGGCCTCCCAGAAGTCTCAGCACCATGACGAG CACAACGAGGATCACAACAGTCAGACACCAGACATGAAGACCAG agaaaacatctCCAATCAGGAAACGGAGGGAGAAGTAAAATTCCAGAAATCCACTGGAGCCTTAATCTCAGACAAAGATCGGGAACTGGAAACTCTGAGGAATGAG ATCGCGGTCCTGCGAGGAGAAAACGCCATGGCCAAGACCCTGCAGTCGGCCGTGGAGACgctggagagagacaaagcTCAGCTGCAGGGCCGTGTTCACAGTCTAGAGCAAAGGCTCATGGGAACGCAGGCCtcagagggagaggacaggGAATCTCCACCGTCAG GTGACGCAGCTCTGGagcagctgagggaggagaaggagttcGCTGAGGGACAG ATCAACTTCCTGAACAGCGTGATTGTGGACCTGCAGCGGAAGAACGAGGAGCTGAAGATCAAACTGAAGAAGCTCGCTCTGGCTGAGTTCAACGGCAACGACGGGACCGATGG TTTTGGTGAAGCCGTGTCGAAGCGGGAAAAGAAGCCGCCCCCCCGTCTGTTCTGCGACATCTGCGACTGCTTCGACCTCCACGACACCGAGGACTGTCCCACTCAGGCCCAGAGCCCCGACTCCGTACCTCACACCACCTATCACGGCAACCCGGCCGAAGAGAGGCCCTACTGCGACATCTGCGAGGCCTTCGGACACGCCACGGAGTCCTGCAACGACGACCAGACCTTCTAG